A region from the Gossypium hirsutum isolate 1008001.06 chromosome A08, Gossypium_hirsutum_v2.1, whole genome shotgun sequence genome encodes:
- the LOC107909322 gene encoding cyclic nucleotide-gated ion channel 1, with the protein MNYPPEKLVRFQDWNSGRSTEGRFSDNNWINSGKIRFTINSFSEKLQRGVESGSERFKGIRRSFKSCSFNRGFGSSKKVLDPQGPFLQRWNKIFLLSCIIAVSIDPLFFYVPVINDDKKCLVLDEKMEITASVLRSFTDIFYIIHIIFQFRTGFIAPSSRVWKRRFS; encoded by the exons ATGAATTACCCACCAGAAAAGCTTGTGAG GTTCCAGGACTGGAATTCAGGGCGAAGCACTGAAGGACGTTTTTCTGATAATAATTGGATAAATTCGGGGAAAATTAGATTCACAATAAATTCCTTTTCAGAAAAGTTACAAAGAGGGGTTGAATCTGGTTCTGAAAGGTTTAAAGGGATTAGAAGATCATTTAAATCTTGTTCTTTTAACCGTGGGTTTGGGTCTAGTAAGAAAGTTCTTGATCCACAGGGGCCGTTTCTTCAAAGGTGGAACaagatatttttattatcttgtaTCATAGCAGTCTCAATTGATCCTTTATTCTTTTATGTCCCAGTGATAAATGATGATAAGAAGTGCCTTGTTTTGGACGAAAAGATGGAGATCACAGCCAGTGTGCTGCGCTCATTCACAGATATCTTTTATATAATccatattatttttcaatttcgtACTGGGTTCATTGCGCCTTCTTCTCGTGTATGGAAGAGGCGTTTTAGTTGA